Below is a window of Halomicrobium mukohataei DSM 12286 DNA.
CGGCGATCCAGTCACCGCCACCGATCAACAGGACGCGCGTCTCGGACCCGTTCTCGAACTGCGACATCGGCACGTCGACCAGCCCCTCGTGGTAGGGCTCGACCCACCGGTCACAGAGCTGGACAGCCATGTCGAGCCGCAAACACGTATCCGTGCCGGGCAGGTCAGTGAGTTGCCGCTCGTACAGAACGGCGTCCTGATACCTGGTGGTGTGGCGTTCGGTCACGTCGATCGACGCCGTGCCGGGCGGATATTCGCTTTCGATCGCCCCTTCGACGTAGAGGTCTGTCAGCGAGTCCTCGACCTGTCGTTCGTTCGCCAGAATTCCGGCGTACGTACCGGTAAGGAGGAGACCGACCAGCAGCAGTGCCTTGCTGCTCTCGGTGAAACGTACTGCAAACGACAGTGCTGCGACGGCGTTGAGCAGCCCCAGAACGACGATTGCGGTGATCAGGCCCATCGACGGGTAGAGGAAGAGCGCGTAGACCACTGTCCCGACGAGGCTTCCGAAGTAGTCCACGCCCAGCACCTCGCTGAACGCGGACCGCTCGCTGGTCACCATCGAGGACAGGAACGGAATCTCCAGTCCGGAAAGCACGCCGACTGCGATAATCGGCAGGTGAGAGGCGGCGAGAACAGCGGTGTCTTTCGCCGGGAACCGCACGTCTGGAACGCTGTTGAGCAGGATCATCACCAGTAGCCCCAGCGGTCCGACGACGGCAAGCAGTACCTCGATCCTGAAGAAGTTCGTCTCCGCTTCGCCGACGTAGTTGTACAGGAAGGCACCGATCCCCAGCGAGAACAGGTACAGACCGATCGTGATCGAGTAGCGTAGGACTGTGCCGCCAAAGAGGACCCGCAGCATCTCCGAGTAGATCAGTTCGTAGACGATGCTACAGAAGGCAACGACCAGCGTCAGGCCGAGCAGGAGCGCTCGATCGGACCGCAGTGACGAACGGAAGTGTGAGAGCACGCGTTACAGGCGCGGTGACACTTTCCACGGGTTCTCGATCTGGTAGCCTGCCCCCTCCTCGGTGACCTCGAAGTCGATCGCTTCCCAGCCGAAGTCGTGTGTCCCTCGTTCGGCTTCGAGTTTGGACCCGACACGGAACCATCCGGGACGAACGTTCCCGTAGGTCAGGGTCTGCTTGCTGGGATCGGACCAGGTTTCGTCCCAGTCGACGGGACCTGGGCCCGGCGGATCGTCGGAGTACCGATCGTCGGACCCAAGATACGCGAGCCCCACTCGCTGGTGTGCGGCCTGGTACTGCTCGATCTCGTCACGGTGGTCGTCGCGCCACTCGTCGTCGTCGTCGTCTCCGTGGTAGATCGCTCGACCGTGATGACCGTGCGGTGCCGTCGCGTAGCCGCCAGTACCGCGTCCCGTCGCACCGCCACCCCGTCCGCCGCCTTTCTGTCCTCGTGCCGTCCCGACGACAGAGAGTCCACTGGCTGCGATGTCGAGACTCGCTTCCACGTCCGCTCGGGACTCGACGACTGGCTCCTCGATTAGCGGGACCTCTAACGTCCCGGAACTGACTCGCAGCTCGTCGAAGACATCTGATTCTCTGGGAGGGGTCGACGTGGAGCCGCTACAGCCCGCGAGGGAACCAACTCCGGCGAGGCCAAAGACACTCGCGCGGACGAACGATCGTCGGCGCATATTTCACCCACTATCTGTTTGGGACAATGAAAGTTGCGAAAGGCAAGTACCGCGCCCAAAGCGGCGTGACGGCCGGCGGGCGGTGTGACCTGCTCGGCAGAAACGACTAAACCCGGCCCCCGACAGGGGACACACATGCGACTGGAGGAATACTGGGGAATCGGGCCGAAGACGAGCGCGCTGCTCTCGTCGGAACTGGGGGTCGACCGCGCGGTTGCGGCCATCGAATCGGCCGACACTCGCGAACTGACGAAGGCGGGTCTCTCTCGGGGCCGAGCGACGCGGATCCTCAGGCGGGCGACGGGGGCCGAGGCGATGGATCTGCTGGCGACCCGCGACACCCGCGACGTGTACAAGGCGCTGCTGGACCTCGCCGAAGAGCACGCGGTCACGGAACACGCGGCCGACCGCATCCGAGTGCTGACGCCGCTGCCGGACCGGGCGGCGATGGAAGAGCGGCTCTCGTCCGTCCTCGACGCGCGCGACGCCTGGGCCAGCACCGACGAGGCGACGCGAGACGACGTGCTGGCGGCGTTCGACCGCTACGACAGCGTCGCCGGGGGCGAGCTGTCTGCCGTCCGCACGGCGCTTGCGCTACAGGAGACCGGCGTCGACGACGGGGTGTTCGAGCCGATCGCGACACTTGACGGGGACCGACTCGGCGACGCGGCACGTGCGCTGGCCGGACTGCAAGGCGAGGGCGACCGTGTCGGCGACGGGGCGGACGACCAACTCGACGGACTGCGCGAGCGGCTCGGACAGGTGGAGGATCTCGCTGTGACCTCCGCGGCGGTCGTCGAGGAACTCCAGTCCGAGGCCCGCCGACCCGACGAGTTTCGGGACGCGCTGGCTCGCTACCTGACCAGCGAGACCGGCGTCGACGCCGCTCGCGTTCGCGACGCCGTCCCGCGGGAGGCCGCCGACGCACAGGACTTCGTCGAGAGCGCGCTCCGGTCGCTCGCTGGCGATCTCCGCAGCGCGGTAGACGAACGCGAAGCGACCGTCGCCGCGACCCTGGAGGAGGACCTCGCGGCCGCCCGCGAGACCGTCGACGCGGCCGTCGAGGCCGTCGACGCTGCCGCGCTGTACGTCTCGCTGGCACGCTTCGCGCTGGCGTACGAGCTCGGACGTCCGACGTTCGTCGCGGACCGGGAGACCATCGCCGTCCGTGGCGCGCGCAACCTCGCACTGCAGGACGCCGGGGACGACGTACAGCCGGTGACCTACGCCGTCGGAGACCACGACCTCCCCGCCGGCCGCGAGCCGCCCACGGGTGACCGGGTCGCCGTCCTGACCGGCGCGAACTCCGGTGGGAAGACGACGCTGCTGGAGACACTGTGTCAGGTGCAGCTGCTGGCCCAGATGGGGCTGCCCGTGCCGGCCGAGGACGCCGAAGTGGGGCTCGTCGACGCGATCGTCTTCCACCGCCGTCACGCGTCGTTCAACGCGGGCGTCCTGGAGTCGACGCTCCGATCCGTGGTTCCGCCGCTGACCGACGCCGGGCGGACGCTGATGCTGGTCGACGAGTTCGAGGCGATCACGGAACCGGGCAGCGCCGCCAACCTCCTGCACGGGCTGGTGACCCTGACCGTCGAGCGCGACGCGCTCGGCGTGTTCGTCACGCACCTCGCGGACGATCTTGAGCCGCTCCCCGAGGCCGCACGGACCGACGGGATCTTCGCCGAGGGGCTGTCGCCGGACCTCGATCTCGAAGTCGACTACCAGCCGCGTTTCGAGACGGTCGGCAAGTCGACGCCGGAGTTCATCGTCTCTCGACTGGTCGCAAACGCCGCCGATCCGGTCGAACGCACGGGCTTCGAGACGCTGGCACAGGCGGTCGGCGAGGAGGCCGTCCAGCGAACCCTCTCTGACGCCCGCTGGTCCGAGGGCGACGGCGACGACTGATACTGCCGGCTGTAAGTCTGTACAGAATTTCGCGACCCCGTGGTCGTGAATCTCTTGAAACAGTTACAGCCGGCAGTATGAGACGCTGTGCCAGCGACTCTCACCAGAGGGTTCGACGACGATCGGCACAGCGGGATATTGACAAGGCAGGGGGCACAACTGTCGGTGATGGCAATCCAAAAGCTGCTGCCGGTAACGTACGCGTGGCTCGTCGTTCAGGGACTGCTGGCGTCGCTCCTGCCGAAGCAGGCGATCGAGCTGAACTCGCGCCTGACGCTCTCTGGGTTCGAGAATCCCGGAGACCTGGAGCCCAAGGCCTGGTACGTCAGGGCGACCCGCGTCGCCGGAGTCGGCATGCTGACCGCCGGCCTCGCCGGGCTGCTGTCGGTGTCGCAGCTCGACGACGAGTCCGCCGACACGGCCGAGTCCGACGCGGGCGAGTCGCCCGATCCGATCGAGGTCGACATCGAATCCGACGACTGACGGCATCTCCTTCTCACTGAGGGGTTTCGTCTCTGCGACCGCCTTCGGCGCTCTCTGCCAGGACCAGCCCGTCGACGGCGACGACGCCGAAGCCGTCTTCGAGTTCGGTCTGGAGCGTCGACGCGCGGTCCTCGCCGTCGACCGTCGCGGTCACCTCAACGCTCGCGTCGACGCGGATGTCGGTCCAGGTCGGGTCGACACCAGTGACACGATCGATCGTCACCGCGTCGACGGCGTCGACACCGGCGAGTACCGCCGCGGCACCGGTTTCGAGGTCTCCGGACTCACCGCGCGGGACGCGCAGTGAGACGCTGGCCGTTGCATCGACCGTGGGTGTCGCTGTCAGCGACATAGCACTCCGCCGCGAGTCGAACGCGGAAGCGGCCAGAGGCCGCCTGGTACCGACCAGCGAAGCGGTGATCCATCTTCCGGCGTCGAACGCCAGCGATGCCTCTGTCTGGCACCTGCGGTCGTCGACGCCGCACTGTCGGGCACCACAGCGGTGCCACCACGACACGGCGTCGTGGATTTGAGCGTCTCACCGGGGGTCGAACCCGCCCGTCAGACCGACCGGTGGTCGACGGGAGTCCAGCACTGTGAGACGAGAGCGCGGGTCACGGACGGGACCGCCCGTCGTGACCGTAGAGAGTCCAGAACCGTGGCCCGCGCCGGTCGCCTACGCGGCGATCGATGCGGGCCGACGATCCCAGGTGTCCACGCGAGCACCCAGCGCCACCGGAATAGGGGACCGCAGCGCCCGGATCGCTGTTCCGGGATTTGCGGCGGACTCGCAGCCGGCGAGGCGTGCGAGCGTGGTGGTTGTGGGCAGATTGAGCATTTGGAACACCGTGGGTCGTCGTTCGTGGCACTTCCTACAGGAGGATATATATTAAATCTTTATCACGAATGTCACACGGTGTCACGGGTCGTGGTACTGCACCGGACGACACGGAGAGAC
It encodes the following:
- a CDS encoding spermidine synthase, with the translated sequence MLSHFRSSLRSDRALLLGLTLVVAFCSIVYELIYSEMLRVLFGGTVLRYSITIGLYLFSLGIGAFLYNYVGEAETNFFRIEVLLAVVGPLGLLVMILLNSVPDVRFPAKDTAVLAASHLPIIAVGVLSGLEIPFLSSMVTSERSAFSEVLGVDYFGSLVGTVVYALFLYPSMGLITAIVVLGLLNAVAALSFAVRFTESSKALLLVGLLLTGTYAGILANERQVEDSLTDLYVEGAIESEYPPGTASIDVTERHTTRYQDAVLYERQLTDLPGTDTCLRLDMAVQLCDRWVEPYHEGLVDVPMSQFENGSETRVLLIGGGDWIAVDHLREYGVTVDHVDIDGEFMNYTRDHPFFEQYHDDAYEYDRLTTHVADARTYLRSTDRQYDLILLDLPGARSDDALPLYSTEFYTQLRQHVTDDGMVATWVYSRHRFTNHHMAYANTVREAGFRGYADYSTYDDFDRDGQLERGERFYLLSPSPNEELTLDTARNARTERVQSAYERREWRAIDRYRGVEPNSIFDPNYDIVIG
- a CDS encoding MutS-related protein; amino-acid sequence: MRLEEYWGIGPKTSALLSSELGVDRAVAAIESADTRELTKAGLSRGRATRILRRATGAEAMDLLATRDTRDVYKALLDLAEEHAVTEHAADRIRVLTPLPDRAAMEERLSSVLDARDAWASTDEATRDDVLAAFDRYDSVAGGELSAVRTALALQETGVDDGVFEPIATLDGDRLGDAARALAGLQGEGDRVGDGADDQLDGLRERLGQVEDLAVTSAAVVEELQSEARRPDEFRDALARYLTSETGVDAARVRDAVPREAADAQDFVESALRSLAGDLRSAVDEREATVAATLEEDLAAARETVDAAVEAVDAAALYVSLARFALAYELGRPTFVADRETIAVRGARNLALQDAGDDVQPVTYAVGDHDLPAGREPPTGDRVAVLTGANSGGKTTLLETLCQVQLLAQMGLPVPAEDAEVGLVDAIVFHRRHASFNAGVLESTLRSVVPPLTDAGRTLMLVDEFEAITEPGSAANLLHGLVTLTVERDALGVFVTHLADDLEPLPEAARTDGIFAEGLSPDLDLEVDYQPRFETVGKSTPEFIVSRLVANAADPVERTGFETLAQAVGEEAVQRTLSDARWSEGDGDD